CAGGGGCAGCTCGGTGTCTGTCCGTGGGCTGCGGGGCTCggccgggcggagcggggcggggcgccCATCCCGATCCCAGTCCCAGTCTCGATCCCAGTCCCAATCCTGATCCCGTTCCCGATCCCGGACCCGATGCCAATACCGACACCaatcccggtcccggtcccgatCCCAATCTCGGTCCCGGTCTCGATTCCAATTCCAATCTCGATCCCAATCCCGGTCCCGATCCCAATCTCGATCCCGATCCCTGTCCCATTCCTGATCCCGATCCCTGTTCCGttcccgatcccgatcccgatcccgatccctGTTCCGTTCCCGATCCCGATCCCTGTCCCGCTGTCCCCCGCCCGCCACCGAGGGCGAGGGGCCTTGGCCGTGTGACGTCACCGCGGCGCACCAATGGGGCGCGGCCacgccgggcggggcggggcggggcagtTCCCTCCGCGCGGCCgcgccggggccgctcccgatcccgatcccgatcccgctCCCGGGCCGGTCCCGCTCCCAGTCCCGACCCCGGCGCCCTCCCGGGGCCCGTCCCGCACATGGCCATCGCCGCCGAGGAGGGCGGGCGGCAGCGCCGCGCCGGCAGCCGGCAGCACTACGCGGCCGTGGCGGGCGCGGACGCCGAGGCGCTGGTGCCGGGAgggccgggcccggcgcggGGGTGCCGCGCGGAGCTGGGcagcatcctgctgctgctggtgctgtacGTGCTGCAGGGCATCCCGCTGGGGCTGGCGGGCAGCGTGCCGCTCATCCTGCAGAGCAAGAGCGCCAGCTACACCGACCAGGCCTTCTTCAGCTTCGTGTTCTGGCCCTTCAGCCTCAAGCTGCTGTGGGCGCCCTTGGTGGACGCCGTGTACCTGCGCGGCTTCGGCCGCCGCAAGTCGTGGCTGGTGCCCACGCAGTACGTGCTGGGGCTCTTCATGATCTACATGTCCACGCAGGTGGACGCGCTGCTGGGCGACGGGCAGGGCCGCGGCCCCGACGTGCGGGCCCTCACCGTCACCTTCTTCCTCTTCGAGTTCCTGGCGGCCACGCAGGACATCGCGGTGGACGGCTGGGCGCTCACCATGCTGTCCCGGGAGAACGTGGGCTACGCCTCCACCTGCAACTCCGTGGGGCAGACGGCCGGATACTTCCTGGGCAACGTGCTCTTCCTGGCCCTCGAGTCCGCTTCCTTCTGCAACAAGTACCTGcggctgcagccccagccccggggcatCGTGACCCTCTCAGGTACCGCCTGGGTGTGCTGCGatgggagggggcacagccgTGGAatggggtgggctgggagcGACCCTGAaggctccatgggctgggacgTCATCACGAGACCGGGGAGTCATAGagtggtctgggttggaagggacctgaaaaaTCATCCACTGCTCCACttgccaccagcccagggtgctccaagccccgtccaacctggcctgggacactcccagggatggggcagccacagctgctctgggcattctgtgccagggcctcccatcctcacagccaggaatttcttccttataatAATAGTTGTGTCTTCCTCAGGGTGTTTCTGAGCCTGAATCCCTCTGTTCAGAGTGAGTGGTGGTTTGGAACAGGTTTGGTTTGTCCCCTGCTCATGGGAAAGCACAATCTGGCAGAGGCCACTGCTACTGCACTGAACTTCCAGATTTCTCTGGGCTTGAGACTGTGGGAAACCTGCCTTGTCATTATCTTGGCTGACCTAAGCACTTTGGAGGGAttgggtttttccctttctagTTTCATGGCCCGGGACAAGATTACtcttaaaaaaaccaccaaaccagccaaaatctttgtttctttttaaggagCTCTTTTGAGAACATCTtctgggaggaaggaaaggggaaactACAAAAAATTTCATTCTTTCAACATGGTATTGTGCACAGAAGTAGAAATGAGAAGTACTTGGGAATGAGCATGCAGTCAATTTCTGAAGGAAGGCCTTACTAAAGTAAATTAAGGGAGGGttggatttttaatttattgaatTACATTAAGTCTGGTAATCCAACCAGACCTGTCTGCTAGTGTAGGGATACTTCTGTTTCCTGgtgtttgggttggttttttggttttttttccccagaaggGTTCTATGTAGTGGTTTATGTTAGAGTTACTACCTAAAAGATGCTTCAAATGCACCTGGTTTGGTTGGAAGGTCGAGTTCAGCCAGCTGAGCTTTTGGAGGGCAGGAAATGCTGGGATCCCTTCTGGCTGCAGTCTCAGGGTTCCATGGCCAGCAGTGAAGGGCACATTCTCCTGATTTTagtctcttttccctctctcacACTGGTTGCCTTGCCTGTGTCATCTCAGAGAACAGGTATGCCAAAACAGGCTGGAATTGCTGTGTCAAGGGtagtttttgctttctgtcctgtccttACCTCGTGGGTAAATCAGGACAGCAGTTTCCAAGAGTGCTGTTTGCCTTATCTGTGCAGCTGTCACCACTGCTATCCAGTCTTCCCTTTGCTTCCTGCTGCCAACCTCCTGTGTGGTCTGTCAGTGAGCAGAGAGTAGTCCTTGGAGTATCCCAGGTAGTTCCTGgccttccctgtctcctgcTGTGGCTCTCATCCCTgctggcctgtccctgccctggctctgcagtgcaCACTGACATCTCACTGCTGATGCAACTGGCAGTCACAGCTGCTCAGagagcctggctgggctgtgcttccCTCACTGCCCAGGGCTTCCTGTTtgggcttttattttctcagcaCAGTTTGTATAAATGGATTTGTTACTATTAcaaaatgctgttttttaaaaaaatacaatccCAAACCCAAAAAGCACCAATGCAACCTGCTTAACCTGTCCTGGAGTGCTGACGTGGGTGGAGGAAGAAAAGCCAATAACTGACACTGTAGTTGCAGGGTATGTTTTTCTAGGTGGTAAAACTGACTGCAAGAAACTTCCTTCCCTGGTTtgtgtgacagtgacacagTTTGGTGTGTCCATGTTCCCtgaggcagctgagagcagcaggacatAACCAGctccctgaggagcagaggggctcaCTGGCCCTTGCTCTGCATGGAACAGGGATTGTGATGAGCAAGTTCAGGCAGgtaaagcagcagaaaactTTATACCTGGAAAAGGTGAATAGTTTTCTGCCAGTTCAGATTTCTGAGCACTTTTGTTGTAGGCTGGGAAAGAACAAGTCAGCACTTCATGATctggaggggcaggcacaggcacTGATCCTTCTCtttgtgaccagtgacaggacccaagggaacagctggagctgtgtcagggcagggttgggttggatctcTGGGAgaggctcttcccccagagggtggtgggcactgaccaggctccccagggcagtgggcacagccccaaggctggcacagctccaggagggtttggatgatgggacagacacagggtgggattgttggggtgtcctgagcagggccagggattggactggatgatccttgcAGTCTCTTCCACTCAAGATACTCTATGATTGTGTCATCCCATGTCAGCTTCAAGGTGTTGAGAACAAACAGCAATTGTTCTTATTAACCTCAGGAAATAATATGGACAAACTAAAACCCTTCATCAAACCAAGTGCTGTGTTAGGTTGTTTCAGGATAAAGgtcaag
This is a stretch of genomic DNA from Pithys albifrons albifrons isolate INPA30051 chromosome 11, PitAlb_v1, whole genome shotgun sequence. It encodes these proteins:
- the SLC33A1 gene encoding acetyl-coenzyme A transporter 1 isoform X2 yields the protein MAIAAEEGGRQRRAGSRQHYAAVAGADAEALVPGGPGPARGCRAELGSILLLLVLYVLQGIPLGLAGSVPLILQSKSASYTDQAFFSFVFWPFSLKLLWAPLVDAVYLRGFGRRKSWLVPTQYVLGLFMIYMSTQVDALLGDGQGRGPDVRALTVTFFLFEFLAATQDIAVDGWALTMLSRENVGYASTCNSVGQTAGYFLGNVLFLALESASFCNKYLRLQPQPRGIVTLSGWIFSSRCCNRTQIGGGGSPQRAPGSAGSSNGPFTDHLAPGNQQIHSRPPAPEHLLQSDAFQITLYSMYVAIMAFNAKVSDPLIGGTYMTLLNTVSNLGGNWPSTVALWLVDPLTVKECVGAQDHTCGTAAAAELCTKAGGSCLTTLDGYYVESIICVILGFGWWFLLGPKFKKLQDEGQSSWKCKRSN